In Candidatus Omnitrophota bacterium, the following are encoded in one genomic region:
- the tig gene encoding trigger factor, producing MKYKITKNEKTEKVIEVHIPKEMVGEALRKIYSDISKTASIPGFRAGKAPPEIIKQKFKKEAHEEVMRNLVADSFTKAVKESDIKALGSPEISDLEFEEDKGLSYKAKITVRPEVNIKLYKGLELKKTDTEVKESDVDAYVANIREMGAKFETKEGKAVKGDYLICDMDCYVEEKFVEKKENAWLYASDDSYIPGKELEGLGVNDEKGIEKDLPKEYSKSALAGKRAKFHIKVKELKTKTLPEVNDEFAKSMGKFQNMAEMKEAVRENLRQHKKVEERRSLEHQALAILDKSAAFDVSQSIVERHLDRLTEERKARLKREKHTDDDIKSKEPEIRKRLKDEAAKQVRYYFILDEIAKRENVRVSEDELEAAFGEIAQSSNHSAEEVKKYYNENDLVDDLAVEIRQKKVFDFIIANAVIS from the coding sequence ATGAAATATAAGATCACAAAAAATGAAAAAACAGAAAAGGTAATAGAGGTACATATACCAAAAGAGATGGTCGGGGAGGCGCTTCGGAAGATTTATTCAGATATATCAAAAACCGCCTCTATCCCCGGTTTCAGGGCCGGTAAAGCGCCGCCCGAAATTATCAAACAGAAATTCAAGAAAGAGGCGCATGAGGAGGTAATGAGGAACCTTGTGGCAGATTCTTTTACAAAAGCGGTGAAGGAATCAGATATAAAAGCCCTCGGCTCGCCCGAGATATCCGACCTGGAATTTGAGGAAGATAAGGGACTGTCCTATAAGGCCAAAATTACCGTTAGGCCGGAAGTAAATATAAAGCTCTACAAAGGCCTGGAATTAAAGAAAACCGATACTGAGGTCAAAGAGTCCGACGTAGATGCCTATGTTGCCAATATCCGCGAAATGGGCGCTAAATTCGAGACTAAAGAAGGAAAAGCCGTGAAGGGTGATTATCTCATATGCGACATGGATTGTTATGTGGAGGAAAAATTCGTAGAAAAGAAAGAGAATGCCTGGCTTTACGCGAGCGACGATTCATATATTCCCGGTAAAGAACTGGAAGGGCTTGGAGTAAACGATGAGAAGGGCATAGAGAAGGACCTTCCGAAGGAATATTCCAAGTCGGCGCTTGCGGGAAAGAGGGCAAAGTTTCATATAAAGGTCAAGGAGCTAAAGACGAAAACACTGCCCGAGGTGAACGACGAATTCGCAAAATCGATGGGCAAGTTTCAGAATATGGCAGAGATGAAAGAGGCGGTAAGAGAGAATTTAAGGCAGCATAAAAAAGTGGAAGAGAGGCGCAGCCTTGAGCATCAGGCGCTGGCCATATTGGACAAATCGGCGGCCTTTGATGTGTCGCAATCCATAGTGGAGAGGCACCTTGACCGGCTGACGGAAGAGCGAAAGGCGCGTCTTAAGAGGGAAAAACATACTGACGATGATATAAAGTCAAAAGAGCCCGAGATAAGAAAGAGGCTGAAGGACGAGGCGGCCAAGCAGGTGCGCTACTATTTTATATTGGACGAGATAGCAAAGAGGGAAAATGTAAGAGTGAGCGAGGACGAACTTGAAGCCGCATTTGGCGAGATAGCGCAATCATCCAACCATTCCGCGGAAGAAGTAAAGAAATATTACAACGAGAATGATCTGGTGGACGATCTCGCCGTTGAAATAAGGCAAAAGAAGGTATTTGATTTTATTATAGCGAATGCTGTTATTAGCTAA
- the clpP gene encoding ATP-dependent Clp endopeptidase proteolytic subunit ClpP, translated as MSILIPMVVEQTGRVERAYDIYSRLLKDRIVFIGTVIDDNVSNIVIAQLLFLQMEDPDKDISIYINTPGGAVTSGLAIYDTMQFMKPNVSTYCVGQASSMGALLLTAGTKGKRYVLPHARIMIHQPWGGVEGVAADISIHAKEILRLRERINELLAQHTGQSVERIAKDTDRDYFMTAEEAKTYGLVDEVIRKK; from the coding sequence ATGAGCATATTAATACCAATGGTTGTGGAGCAGACGGGAAGAGTCGAGCGGGCATACGATATATATTCGCGCCTGCTTAAGGACAGGATAGTATTTATCGGTACGGTCATAGATGACAATGTCTCTAATATAGTGATCGCGCAGCTTTTATTCCTGCAGATGGAGGACCCCGATAAAGACATAAGCATCTACATCAACACTCCCGGCGGGGCTGTCACAAGCGGCCTGGCTATTTATGATACGATGCAGTTTATGAAACCCAATGTCTCGACATACTGTGTCGGGCAGGCGAGCAGCATGGGGGCGCTTTTATTGACAGCCGGCACAAAGGGCAAAAGATATGTCCTGCCGCACGCGCGCATTATGATACACCAGCCATGGGGCGGAGTGGAAGGCGTCGCCGCTGATATAAGCATACACGCGAAGGAGATACTGAGGCTTCGCGAGAGGATAAACGAGTTACTGGCTCAGCACACCGGCCAGAGCGTCGAGAGAATAGCAAAAGACACCGACAGAGATTATTTCATGACAGCCGAAGAAGCCAAGACATACGGCCTGGTCGACGAGGTTATTAGGAAAAAATAA
- the lon gene encoding endopeptidase La, translating into MLKTAAIKDIKTDTVPLLPLRDIVVFPNMVVPLLVGRARSIKALDETMSTNKLVFLATQKDLHIDEPEEEEIYKIGTVAEVLQHLKLPDGSVKLLVEGKFRARIKKFIFTKEFYKAQVESIEAECRKTIEIEALMRSLKSQFEEYVKLNSKLSGEILSGILMVEDPVKLADMISSNLTLKIQDKQNLLEITNPKERMEQVARIINAEIEILKVEKKIMSNIKRQIEKSQREYFLNEQLKAIEKELGGRDGLRSEIGDLKEKIAKALMPKEAEEITERELDKLSKMPSLSPEATVARNYVDWLVSLPWSAKTKDNLDIKNAENILNEDHHGLLKPKERILEYLAVRKLLSSPKGQILCFAGPPGVGKTSLARSIARALDRKFVRISLGGIRDEAEIRGHRRTYIGALPGRIIQSMRKAGAKNPVFLLDEIDKMSMDFRGDPTSALLEVLDPEENKTFSDHYLEVNFDLSEVMFITTCNIQYNIPLPLQDRMEIIKIAGYTEYEKFNIAKIHLMAKQIKAHGLGDSNLKINDKALLDIINRYTKEAGVRELERRIAEICRKVAKEVVESEKSVAIKITRKNIHRYLGPPKYLDSEAAKHDEVGVATGLAWTELGGDIMNIETSLMKGKGNLILTGSLGEVMQESAKASLTYIRSNARMLGIKNGGSLSKVDIHIHVPEGAIPKDGPSAGITMATALISSFTKRPVKRGIAMTGEITLRGKVLPVGGIKAKFLAAHRAGINSIIFPKENKKDIIDIPKNILRKLKLIPVENMDEVLKVALKN; encoded by the coding sequence ATGCTGAAAACCGCCGCAATAAAGGATATAAAGACTGACACGGTGCCGCTTTTACCCCTGCGGGACATCGTTGTCTTTCCCAATATGGTGGTCCCCCTTCTAGTAGGCAGGGCGCGTTCCATAAAAGCGCTTGATGAGACTATGTCGACGAACAAGCTCGTCTTTCTTGCCACGCAGAAAGACCTTCACATAGACGAGCCCGAAGAAGAAGAGATATACAAGATCGGCACGGTGGCCGAGGTGCTTCAGCACCTTAAGCTGCCGGACGGATCGGTAAAATTACTTGTCGAGGGAAAATTCAGGGCGCGGATAAAGAAGTTTATTTTCACCAAAGAGTTCTATAAAGCGCAGGTTGAAAGCATAGAGGCGGAGTGCAGGAAAACAATAGAAATAGAAGCGCTCATGCGCTCGCTTAAGAGCCAATTCGAAGAATATGTAAAGCTCAATTCAAAATTATCAGGAGAGATCCTATCGGGCATATTGATGGTTGAGGACCCGGTAAAATTGGCCGATATGATATCTTCCAATCTCACGCTGAAGATCCAGGATAAGCAGAACCTCCTCGAGATAACAAACCCCAAAGAGAGAATGGAGCAGGTAGCGCGGATTATCAATGCCGAGATCGAGATATTAAAGGTCGAAAAGAAGATAATGTCCAATATAAAAAGGCAGATAGAGAAATCCCAGCGCGAATATTTTCTGAACGAACAACTGAAGGCCATAGAAAAGGAATTGGGCGGCAGGGACGGCCTCCGTTCTGAAATAGGAGATTTAAAAGAAAAGATTGCCAAGGCGCTCATGCCCAAAGAAGCCGAAGAGATTACCGAAAGAGAGCTTGACAAGCTCTCAAAGATGCCCTCGCTTTCGCCGGAAGCGACTGTAGCCAGGAATTATGTTGACTGGCTTGTCAGTTTGCCGTGGTCGGCCAAGACAAAGGATAATCTCGACATAAAGAATGCCGAAAATATCTTAAACGAAGACCATCACGGGCTTTTAAAGCCGAAAGAGCGGATTCTTGAATATCTTGCGGTGAGGAAATTGTTAAGTTCGCCCAAAGGACAGATATTATGTTTTGCGGGTCCGCCCGGAGTCGGAAAGACGTCTTTGGCAAGGTCCATTGCCCGCGCATTGGACAGAAAGTTTGTAAGGATTTCACTGGGCGGCATCAGGGATGAGGCAGAGATAAGGGGGCACAGGCGCACTTATATAGGCGCGCTCCCCGGCAGGATAATACAATCGATGCGAAAGGCAGGGGCAAAGAACCCCGTATTTTTGCTGGATGAAATAGACAAGATGTCCATGGATTTCCGGGGCGATCCGACAAGCGCCCTTTTAGAAGTGCTGGATCCCGAAGAAAATAAGACCTTCAGCGACCATTATCTTGAGGTCAATTTTGACCTCTCCGAAGTAATGTTCATAACCACATGCAACATACAATATAATATTCCGCTTCCGCTTCAGGATAGGATGGAGATAATAAAGATAGCCGGCTATACTGAATATGAAAAATTTAATATAGCTAAAATCCATCTGATGGCGAAACAGATAAAAGCGCACGGACTCGGAGATTCGAATCTCAAGATCAACGATAAGGCGTTATTGGATATAATAAATCGATACACTAAAGAAGCCGGCGTAAGGGAGCTTGAAAGGCGCATCGCCGAAATATGCAGGAAAGTAGCGAAAGAAGTCGTTGAAAGCGAAAAGAGCGTAGCGATAAAGATCACGCGCAAGAACATACACAGGTATCTTGGCCCGCCAAAATACCTGGACAGCGAGGCGGCAAAACACGACGAAGTAGGTGTTGCCACCGGCCTTGCGTGGACAGAGCTTGGCGGAGATATAATGAATATAGAGACATCTCTCATGAAAGGGAAAGGCAATCTTATATTGACGGGTTCACTCGGCGAGGTCATGCAAGAATCGGCGAAGGCATCGCTTACGTACATAAGGTCGAATGCGAGAATGCTGGGGATAAAAAACGGCGGTAGCCTTAGTAAAGTGGATATACACATACATGTTCCCGAGGGCGCTATCCCGAAAGACGGGCCTTCGGCAGGCATAACGATGGCGACCGCTCTTATATCGAGCTTTACCAAGCGGCCCGTAAAGCGCGGTATTGCAATGACGGGCGAGATAACGCTGCGCGGGAAAGTCCTTCCCGTAGGCGGGATCAAGGCAAAGTTTTTGGCCGCCCATCGTGCCGGCATAAACAGTATTATATTTCCAAAGGAGAATAAAAAGGATATAATAGATATTCCTAAGAATATATTAAGAAAACTGAAGCTTATCCCGGTTGAGAATATGGATGAGGTGCTTAAGGTGGCATTGAAAAACTAA
- a CDS encoding alanine--glyoxylate aminotransferase family protein, whose translation MKKTYVMAPGPTMVPEEVLLEMAKPMIHHRTSQYKDIFKKANDGLKYVLKTTNDVFTLTSSGTGAMETAVVNLLSKDDTVIVVRGGKFGERFGEICQAYGVKVIPIDVDWSRAVDPELVKKALAENKNAKAVFATLCETSAGTRPDIEALGKIVAATDAVLVIDAISGLGADNLETDKWNVDVVCSGSQKGLMLPPGLAFISMSKKAMAMVAKSNLPKFYFSIKEYKKALDKDDVPWTPAISLVRGLCKVIDIMKEEGIDNIIARHARLANATREAVKAMGLKLYSTSPSNAVTPVIVPEGIDGEALVKTMRTKYGVTIAGGQAELKGKAFRIAHLGYMVEFDTLTAIAALEIVLKEMGYKFTVGSGVAAAVKALA comes from the coding sequence ATGAAAAAGACGTATGTGATGGCGCCGGGGCCGACTATGGTGCCCGAAGAGGTTTTGCTGGAAATGGCGAAACCTATGATCCACCACAGGACTTCGCAGTACAAGGATATTTTCAAAAAAGCGAACGATGGCCTTAAGTATGTGCTTAAGACCACAAACGATGTCTTCACCCTTACCTCAAGCGGCACAGGCGCGATGGAGACAGCTGTTGTAAACCTTCTTTCGAAAGATGATACCGTCATAGTAGTAAGAGGCGGTAAATTCGGCGAGAGATTCGGGGAGATATGCCAGGCATACGGCGTTAAAGTTATCCCAATAGATGTTGATTGGAGCCGGGCCGTTGACCCTGAGTTGGTAAAGAAGGCACTGGCCGAAAATAAAAATGCCAAAGCGGTGTTTGCGACATTGTGCGAGACATCGGCGGGCACAAGGCCCGATATAGAAGCGCTCGGCAAGATCGTTGCGGCCACAGACGCTGTTTTGGTGATAGACGCTATAAGCGGACTTGGCGCCGACAATCTCGAGACGGATAAATGGAACGTGGATGTTGTATGTTCGGGTTCGCAAAAAGGCCTGATGTTGCCGCCCGGCCTGGCATTTATAAGTATGAGCAAAAAGGCGATGGCAATGGTTGCGAAATCCAATCTGCCTAAGTTCTATTTTAGTATAAAAGAATATAAGAAGGCGCTCGATAAAGACGATGTGCCGTGGACTCCTGCCATAAGCCTGGTGAGAGGGCTTTGCAAGGTCATCGATATTATGAAAGAAGAAGGCATTGATAATATCATAGCGCGCCATGCCAGATTAGCGAATGCCACAAGAGAGGCTGTAAAAGCCATGGGCCTCAAACTTTATTCAACAAGCCCATCAAATGCCGTTACGCCGGTAATTGTGCCGGAAGGCATTGACGGCGAGGCTCTAGTCAAAACGATGCGCACGAAATACGGCGTTACTATTGCGGGCGGACAGGCCGAGCTTAAGGGAAAAGCATTCAGGATAGCGCATCTCGGTTACATGGTGGAATTTGATACTCTGACCGCGATAGCGGCGTTGGAAATAGTACTTAAAGAGATGGGATATAAATTTACAGTCGGCAGCGGAGTGGCCGCGGCCGTAAAAGCGTTGGCATAA